The proteins below come from a single Edaphobacter acidisoli genomic window:
- a CDS encoding tagatose 1,6-diphosphate aldolase translates to MTLTSGKLAGLKAISNSQGVVAALALDQRGIVSKAIAREKAVEDVPASVVIEFKEIVTEVLAKHASAILLDPEYGLPAAKLRGTAGLMIAYERSAYYAAPPRLPDLYDVWSVRRLKEAGADCIKILLHYVPDEAPAIHEHKCAWIERIGDECRANDIPFVLELLGYDVAGGDGKDLRYAKGKPQIVIESMREFGKDRYGVDLLKVELPVLMKYVPETSACKGEHAYTLAEAQQYLRDASAATSKPFVYLSAGVSNAEFIETLRFITDSRATYNGVLCGRATWQDGMAIYARQGAKALEQWLSTEGVENIARVNVALKTAEPLHERVAMATPIGS, encoded by the coding sequence ATGACGCTCACATCGGGGAAACTGGCTGGACTCAAGGCCATCTCTAATTCGCAGGGAGTAGTCGCAGCGTTGGCGCTGGACCAGCGCGGAATCGTCAGCAAGGCCATCGCTCGGGAAAAGGCAGTGGAAGACGTACCCGCATCGGTCGTTATCGAGTTCAAGGAGATCGTAACCGAGGTTTTAGCGAAACATGCCTCGGCCATACTTCTTGATCCCGAGTACGGCCTTCCAGCGGCGAAACTACGCGGCACCGCCGGGTTGATGATTGCTTATGAGCGTTCTGCCTACTACGCTGCGCCGCCCCGCCTTCCGGATCTATATGATGTCTGGTCGGTGCGCCGGTTGAAAGAGGCAGGAGCCGACTGCATTAAAATCCTGCTGCATTACGTTCCCGATGAAGCACCCGCCATCCATGAACATAAGTGTGCCTGGATAGAGCGCATCGGCGACGAATGCCGCGCAAACGACATCCCGTTCGTTCTCGAGCTGCTCGGTTACGATGTTGCCGGCGGAGACGGCAAGGATCTCCGTTACGCAAAGGGCAAGCCTCAAATCGTCATCGAGTCGATGCGCGAGTTCGGGAAGGATCGCTACGGCGTCGACCTGCTTAAAGTAGAGCTTCCTGTCCTGATGAAGTATGTGCCCGAAACAAGCGCTTGCAAAGGCGAGCACGCCTACACTCTTGCTGAAGCGCAACAGTATCTTCGCGACGCGTCTGCCGCAACGAGCAAGCCTTTCGTGTATCTCTCAGCAGGCGTCAGCAATGCGGAGTTCATCGAGACGCTCAGGTTTATAACCGACAGCCGGGCAACCTACAACGGCGTACTATGCGGACGGGCCACATGGCAGGATGGCATGGCCATCTATGCCAGGCAGGGCGCGAAGGCTCTCGAACAATGGCTCTCAACCGAAGGCGTAGAAAACATTGCTCGCGTCAATGTGGCCCTCAAGACAGCAGAGCCCTTGCATGAAAGAGTTGCGATGGCTACACCGATCGGTAGCTAG
- a CDS encoding MFS transporter → MNHAPGENSAAQPSPAWSSRRWLILSFLLAITVINFIDRQTVSVLAPIIRQFFHLSNEAYGNVVAAFQFGMMSGELPMGWVMDRWGCRLGLTLAVCWWSAATGAQAFVRSGTQLGLSRFWMGTSECGNYSGGMKVVSQFFPVKERTLAVGIFNSGSIVGAVLAPPLVVFLAHRYGFRAAFLFPASLGVVWAIAWWFTYRTLPAPAIEQSSSEVPLSTLLSQAHAWAIMLCRFFVGPVVQFYWYWLPSYLYSARHMSMLQIGALSWIPYFLGGIGGVAGGWAAASLHKSGASNYRVRTVTMYSSAALCLASLAVPFVGTLVAFAAISLVIFAHNFLSANMYGCITDLFPESAVGRATGLTGVASGLSGLLFPLLTGFLVDRISYKPVFALAAMMPLLGTVILFILARKRRFNESSHSALPA, encoded by the coding sequence GTGAACCATGCCCCTGGCGAAAATTCAGCAGCTCAGCCATCCCCTGCGTGGTCTTCGCGGAGATGGCTGATCCTTAGCTTCTTACTGGCCATCACGGTGATTAATTTCATCGATCGCCAGACTGTCTCGGTGCTCGCACCTATTATTAGACAGTTCTTCCATCTTTCAAATGAAGCTTATGGCAATGTAGTCGCCGCCTTTCAATTTGGAATGATGAGCGGCGAACTCCCAATGGGCTGGGTAATGGACAGGTGGGGATGCCGATTGGGACTCACGCTTGCTGTCTGCTGGTGGTCAGCGGCGACTGGAGCGCAGGCATTTGTCCGTTCGGGAACCCAGCTCGGTCTTAGCCGCTTCTGGATGGGCACAAGCGAGTGCGGAAACTACTCGGGAGGGATGAAGGTAGTCTCTCAGTTCTTTCCGGTTAAAGAGCGCACGCTGGCTGTAGGTATTTTCAATAGCGGCAGCATTGTAGGGGCCGTACTCGCTCCGCCTCTAGTGGTATTTCTGGCTCACCGGTATGGTTTCCGTGCGGCATTTCTCTTTCCGGCGTCGCTTGGCGTTGTGTGGGCGATCGCCTGGTGGTTTACCTATCGCACGTTACCTGCTCCCGCAATTGAGCAGAGCTCCTCTGAGGTGCCGCTGAGCACTCTGCTGAGCCAGGCGCACGCATGGGCGATCATGCTTTGCCGCTTCTTTGTTGGCCCGGTCGTACAGTTTTACTGGTACTGGCTGCCGAGCTATCTCTACAGCGCTCGCCATATGTCGATGTTGCAGATAGGCGCGCTCTCGTGGATACCGTACTTTCTCGGTGGCATCGGCGGAGTTGCAGGCGGATGGGCTGCTGCGTCACTTCATAAATCGGGGGCAAGCAACTACCGTGTTCGAACAGTGACGATGTATTCGAGTGCGGCGCTTTGCCTGGCCAGTCTCGCGGTGCCATTTGTTGGCACGCTGGTCGCCTTCGCCGCGATTAGTCTGGTGATCTTTGCGCACAATTTTCTTTCTGCGAACATGTATGGCTGTATCACAGACCTCTTCCCGGAAAGCGCGGTTGGCCGCGCTACCGGATTGACAGGCGTAGCAAGCGGGTTGAGTGGCCTTCTGTTTCCTCTCTTGACGGGCTTTCTCGTGGACCGCATCTCGTACAAGCCTGTCTTTGCACTTGCAGCGATGATGCCTCTTCTCGGTACAGTCATTCTCTTCATATTGGCGCGCAAGCGCCGCTTCAACGAGTCCTCACACTCGGCATTGCCTGCTTGA
- a CDS encoding dihydrodipicolinate synthase family protein translates to MQSKQFSGVHAALLTPRSRDEVVDANALTALVRFLLSKGITSFGVNGATGEFCLTTVTELRVVLQTVKAAGAPRMLCGVGSSSTKGAMELCAVASDEGADGLLLPMPYFFRYAQEDLDIYCRTVASCTRLPVLLYNLPQFSSGLEKPTVRQLIAETENIVGIKDSSGSLEILRDLKDHGIDACRIVGNDSVLAKALSEGVCDGVVSGVACALPELILDIFQQTVASKEFHRSTHLLAELIKQLDQFPVPWALKWAVETRGIAPATFAQPITNERASQANEFSSWLKNWLPFAIKQAMPSVRTR, encoded by the coding sequence ATGCAAAGCAAGCAGTTCTCAGGCGTCCATGCGGCACTTCTCACTCCGCGGTCACGTGATGAGGTAGTGGATGCCAATGCCTTGACGGCGCTAGTCCGCTTTTTGTTGTCCAAGGGCATTACATCCTTCGGCGTGAATGGGGCTACAGGGGAGTTCTGTCTGACGACCGTGACGGAGCTTCGAGTTGTTCTTCAAACGGTTAAAGCTGCCGGCGCGCCACGGATGCTTTGTGGGGTAGGGTCATCAAGCACCAAAGGAGCAATGGAGCTTTGCGCGGTTGCATCGGATGAAGGAGCCGATGGCCTGCTCTTACCGATGCCTTATTTTTTCCGTTATGCCCAGGAAGATCTGGATATCTATTGCCGAACCGTTGCTAGCTGTACCCGGCTTCCAGTGCTTCTATACAACCTGCCCCAGTTCAGCTCCGGTCTGGAAAAGCCGACCGTTCGCCAATTAATCGCCGAAACCGAAAATATCGTGGGAATTAAGGACTCGAGTGGATCGCTAGAGATTTTGCGCGACTTGAAGGACCACGGGATTGATGCCTGCAGAATTGTTGGCAACGACTCGGTACTCGCCAAAGCGCTCTCTGAAGGCGTTTGTGATGGTGTCGTCTCCGGTGTCGCCTGCGCTCTGCCGGAATTGATTTTAGATATATTTCAACAAACGGTCGCATCGAAGGAGTTTCATCGGAGCACACATTTGCTGGCTGAACTGATCAAGCAACTTGATCAGTTCCCCGTTCCGTGGGCACTAAAGTGGGCTGTGGAAACACGCGGAATCGCGCCAGCCACATTCGCGCAGCCCATTACGAATGAGCGTGCTAGCCAAGCGAACGAATTTTCTTCGTGGCTCAAGAATTGGCTTCCCTTCGCCATCAAGCAGGCAATGCCGAGTGTGAGGACTCGTTGA
- a CDS encoding MFS transporter translates to MLWFVCFLNYADRQAIFSIFPLLGTKLHLTSVQLGVIGGSFMWMYAVCGPMAGWLSDHFSRRSLILGALVFWSLMTAATALAHTFASLTLIRALGGLGEAFYFPAAMSMMSDYHGPATRSRAMSVHQSSVYAGSIAGGAISGFLGQYYGWRSSFLFFGAAGMVLGLLLLVFLEEPARGAADIRSMETAVREPWRPIEDIREIFSNRTAMFLVLAFIGANFVAAVFLTWMPTFLHQKFHMSLSLSGLNSTVYIQIASVLGVLTGGALADSWQRRFRGGRMLAQSLGLFCGVPFLFLTGWSRSLVLLITAMIGFGYFKGLYDANIFASLYDVVPIERRGASAGILNSLGWLGGGFAPVIIALGAAHYGMSASISTTAVVYLMTGLLMLYTARRLERESKMSANNNETGKY, encoded by the coding sequence ATGCTTTGGTTCGTCTGTTTTTTGAACTATGCGGATCGTCAAGCAATCTTCTCTATCTTTCCGCTACTCGGAACAAAGCTGCACCTCACTAGCGTCCAGCTGGGCGTTATTGGCGGCTCATTCATGTGGATGTATGCCGTATGTGGGCCGATGGCTGGATGGCTCTCTGACCACTTTTCGCGCAGGTCACTTATCCTGGGTGCTCTCGTCTTTTGGTCGCTTATGACCGCGGCAACGGCGCTAGCCCATACGTTTGCATCGCTAACGTTGATACGGGCTTTGGGTGGACTCGGCGAAGCGTTCTATTTTCCCGCCGCTATGTCCATGATGAGCGATTATCATGGGCCAGCCACACGTTCTCGCGCTATGTCGGTACATCAATCCAGCGTCTATGCAGGTAGTATCGCTGGAGGAGCAATCTCCGGATTTCTCGGCCAATACTATGGCTGGAGGTCGAGCTTTCTCTTTTTTGGCGCTGCCGGCATGGTACTCGGTTTGCTACTGCTGGTTTTTCTGGAAGAGCCTGCTCGAGGTGCTGCCGATATCCGTTCGATGGAAACCGCCGTCAGAGAGCCATGGAGACCTATTGAAGACATTCGCGAGATATTCTCCAACCGGACGGCAATGTTTCTGGTTCTCGCATTCATCGGAGCAAACTTCGTCGCGGCGGTATTTCTCACATGGATGCCCACGTTCCTCCATCAGAAATTTCACATGAGCCTCTCACTATCAGGGCTCAACAGCACAGTCTATATTCAAATAGCCTCGGTGCTCGGAGTCCTGACCGGCGGAGCACTTGCAGACTCGTGGCAGCGAAGATTCCGAGGCGGACGCATGCTTGCTCAGTCGTTAGGCCTGTTTTGTGGTGTGCCATTTCTCTTTCTTACTGGATGGAGTAGATCGCTAGTGTTGCTGATTACAGCCATGATAGGCTTCGGCTACTTCAAAGGTTTATACGATGCCAATATCTTTGCCAGTCTTTATGACGTTGTTCCTATCGAGCGCCGCGGCGCCTCCGCCGGCATCCTGAACTCGTTGGGATGGCTTGGAGGAGGTTTTGCTCCTGTCATCATTGCGCTCGGCGCGGCTCACTATGGCATGAGCGCTTCAATCAGCACGACCGCAGTTGTTTATCTGATGACCGGTTTACTGATGCTGTACACCGCCCGTCGGCTTGAAAGAGAGTCAAAGATGAGCGCTAACAACAATGAAACAGGGAAGTATTGA
- a CDS encoding dimethylarginine dimethylaminohydrolase family protein, with protein sequence MSTHSVHPATTHPAIAGFGAEANPVRPTYLMCAPQLYDVSYVINPWMAGNVHASSRTRAMEQWARLYEALSSIADVVLIDPEPGSPDMVFTANAGLERNGIVALSSFFHPERQGEEPHFRRWLTSAGYTVVDIPRSTPFEGEGDALFANDASCLWAGYGPRTAVSSHRILRSIWNLEVISLHLVDPRFYHLDTCFAPLEGGYAMYYPKAFDQASLEKIERFYAKDKRIIVSEQNAVRFACNAINVGRTVIMNEISAELESCLRSRGFDVVQVQLSEFLKAGGAAKCLVMRLSKLARTLHN encoded by the coding sequence ATGAGTACGCACTCAGTCCATCCCGCCACTACGCATCCTGCAATAGCCGGCTTCGGGGCAGAAGCCAATCCGGTCCGGCCAACTTACCTGATGTGTGCGCCACAGCTCTACGATGTGAGCTATGTCATCAATCCCTGGATGGCAGGCAATGTTCACGCTTCTTCACGCACTCGCGCGATGGAGCAATGGGCTCGTCTCTACGAAGCCCTCAGCAGCATCGCCGATGTTGTGTTGATTGACCCTGAGCCGGGCTCTCCCGATATGGTCTTTACCGCGAATGCAGGGCTGGAGCGCAATGGCATTGTTGCGCTCAGCAGTTTCTTTCACCCGGAGCGCCAGGGTGAAGAGCCACACTTCCGGCGGTGGCTTACATCTGCCGGATATACCGTCGTCGATATCCCACGCTCTACTCCATTCGAGGGCGAAGGCGATGCGCTTTTCGCTAACGATGCAAGCTGCCTGTGGGCAGGGTATGGCCCTCGCACGGCTGTCTCTAGCCACCGCATTCTACGAAGCATCTGGAACCTTGAAGTCATCTCGCTACATCTGGTAGACCCGCGCTTCTATCATCTCGATACCTGTTTTGCCCCGCTCGAAGGCGGCTATGCGATGTACTATCCGAAGGCATTCGACCAAGCTTCACTTGAAAAGATCGAGAGATTCTATGCTAAAGATAAGCGGATCATAGTCAGCGAACAGAATGCTGTACGCTTTGCCTGCAATGCAATCAATGTTGGTAGAACTGTCATCATGAATGAGATCAGCGCAGAATTGGAAAGCTGTCTTAGATCGCGAGGCTTTGATGTTGTGCAGGTCCAACTCAGCGAATTTCTGAAAGCGGGCGGCGCAGCTAAATGCCTTGTCATGCGTTTGAGCAAGCTGGCCCGAACGCTCCACAACTAA
- the ku gene encoding non-homologous end joining protein Ku — MARPYWSGQIQISLVSFGVKLFVATEAKSEIRFHQISRSTGERVRHQKVLASALEDAPDEAAAPVEKDEIVKGYEYSKGQYVIVEPSELAALRVPSKHAISVTQFVGLDELSPEYMEKPYFVVPEDDVQAEAFAVVRKALQKAKKAAIGKIAFGGREHVIAITADDDDKLGGMMAYTMRYQEELRSPAEYFKDIKKVAVNADSLALAMDLIKKKAAKFDPGKFTDGYEAAVRELVEAKIKHAPVPQEEVASPRRANVVNLMDALRKSLSSDEAVAGKKKPVASVKGEARKSLSLVKPAKGTGKRKSA; from the coding sequence GTGGCACGTCCCTATTGGTCTGGGCAGATCCAGATATCGCTTGTCTCCTTTGGCGTAAAGCTGTTTGTCGCCACCGAGGCAAAGAGTGAAATCCGTTTTCATCAGATAAGCCGTTCGACAGGCGAGCGTGTGCGTCACCAAAAAGTGCTTGCCAGCGCACTTGAAGACGCTCCAGACGAGGCAGCCGCTCCAGTCGAAAAGGACGAGATCGTCAAAGGGTACGAATACAGCAAAGGCCAATACGTTATCGTCGAACCAAGCGAATTGGCGGCGCTGCGTGTCCCGTCCAAGCATGCGATTTCAGTGACACAGTTTGTCGGCCTGGATGAGTTGTCTCCCGAGTATATGGAAAAGCCCTACTTCGTCGTCCCGGAAGATGACGTTCAGGCTGAAGCATTCGCCGTCGTACGCAAAGCCCTTCAAAAGGCAAAAAAGGCTGCGATAGGGAAGATTGCATTTGGCGGAAGAGAGCACGTGATTGCCATCACCGCCGATGATGACGACAAACTGGGAGGGATGATGGCGTACACGATGCGCTATCAGGAGGAGCTACGCAGCCCGGCCGAATACTTCAAGGACATTAAGAAAGTAGCTGTCAACGCTGACTCGCTCGCATTGGCTATGGACCTCATCAAGAAGAAAGCGGCCAAGTTCGATCCCGGCAAGTTTACGGATGGCTACGAAGCGGCAGTGCGCGAGCTGGTGGAGGCAAAGATCAAGCATGCTCCAGTCCCGCAGGAGGAAGTCGCTTCGCCGCGGCGCGCCAACGTGGTCAATCTGATGGACGCGCTACGAAAGAGCCTGTCCAGCGATGAAGCAGTGGCAGGAAAGAAGAAGCCGGTGGCCAGCGTGAAAGGGGAAGCGAGGAAGAGCCTCTCACTTGTGAAGCCCGCCAAGGGGACTGGCAAGAGAAAGTCCGCATAA
- the ligD gene encoding DNA ligase D — translation MAVTGRSAGKTSAPKRASSHAVAADAVDEQLARYRAMRDFQITAEPKGRAPSKSSGQGLPFCVQKHAASHLHYDFRLGWNGVLKSWACAKGPSYFPGDKRLAVQVEDHPMEYGGFEGIIPAGQYGGGTVMIWDQGTWEPQPGHTDVDAGLRDGSLKFVLHGTKLQGKWALIRMKGKAAQEKKPNWLLIKEHDAFERGKDDSPITETEPDSVVTGRSIEQIARSEDHVWNSRDTGQEKAWFRKNASDEPSGTNALKSWTARLKKMPAEKQPRFVKPQLAAPAAKPPSGSGWLHELKLDGYRIQARKDGSRVQMFTRTGLDWTDRFSAIANEVAALGVGKITLDGEVVVLAPDGSTSFGDLQASFQPGSKHQQTYFCFDVLHVDGRNVRDTPLTERKELLSDLMETADSDLLQVSGHVEADGLKVFHKACELHAEGIVSKRANAHYLPGQNGEWLKVKCLLEQEFVIGGYVLLSNGTPGVGALLLGYYSGGKLSYAGRTGTGFNEKMRKLLREKLEALKRSSTSFASVDAEARRGAIWVKPELVAQVRFTAWTADNLVRQAVFLGLREDKAAKDVMREEEPAPPQTPAAAAGPGLKHAPVRLTHPAKVLDTSSGMTKQVLADYYWTIAERMLPYIAGRPLSLLRCPDGSARPCFFQKHVIGSLPRGVNTVEISHKTGAPEAYMTVASAEGLAGLAQLGVVEVHPWNSQNDDLERPNRMIFDLDPDETLAWPILASAAIDVRMRLKKIGLESFLKTSGGKGLHIVVPILPKFEWPAVKDFTRRFALDMEKANPKLYLTKMTKAARKGKIYIDYLRNEREATAVATYSPRARPGVPVSMPLHWKELEFGAMPIFRVTEFIQWQSRLVDDPWKQLDKINQQIPSRLIVN, via the coding sequence ATGGCTGTGACCGGGCGATCTGCAGGGAAGACTTCTGCTCCGAAGAGGGCTTCGTCGCATGCTGTTGCGGCCGATGCAGTAGACGAGCAGTTGGCGCGCTACCGCGCGATGCGCGATTTTCAGATCACAGCCGAGCCAAAAGGTAGAGCACCTTCGAAGTCATCTGGGCAAGGGCTTCCGTTCTGTGTTCAAAAGCACGCTGCTTCGCATCTTCACTACGACTTTCGCCTTGGTTGGAACGGAGTGCTCAAAAGCTGGGCGTGTGCCAAAGGTCCCAGCTATTTCCCCGGAGATAAGCGGCTGGCCGTCCAGGTAGAAGATCATCCCATGGAGTACGGAGGGTTTGAAGGAATCATTCCAGCCGGTCAGTATGGTGGCGGCACGGTCATGATCTGGGACCAGGGAACCTGGGAGCCGCAGCCTGGACATACTGATGTTGACGCCGGGCTGCGGGATGGCAGCCTGAAGTTTGTTCTGCATGGAACAAAGTTACAAGGCAAATGGGCGCTGATCCGCATGAAAGGTAAGGCGGCTCAGGAAAAGAAACCGAACTGGCTGCTGATCAAAGAGCATGATGCATTTGAGCGCGGTAAAGATGATTCGCCAATAACTGAAACCGAGCCAGACAGTGTTGTAACAGGCCGTTCCATTGAACAGATTGCGCGAAGCGAAGACCATGTTTGGAACTCGCGCGACACAGGCCAAGAAAAAGCGTGGTTTCGGAAGAATGCCAGCGATGAGCCATCAGGCACAAATGCTCTGAAGAGCTGGACAGCAAGACTTAAGAAGATGCCAGCGGAGAAGCAGCCCAGATTCGTGAAGCCACAGTTAGCCGCACCGGCAGCAAAACCTCCATCTGGAAGCGGCTGGCTGCATGAACTGAAACTCGATGGCTACAGGATTCAAGCCCGCAAAGATGGCAGTCGAGTGCAGATGTTTACACGGACCGGACTGGACTGGACAGACCGTTTCAGCGCGATTGCAAATGAAGTGGCAGCGCTGGGTGTTGGGAAGATTACGCTCGACGGCGAGGTCGTTGTGTTAGCTCCCGATGGGAGCACCAGTTTTGGTGATCTACAGGCCTCGTTCCAGCCAGGATCAAAGCATCAGCAAACATATTTTTGCTTTGATGTTCTACATGTCGATGGACGCAATGTCCGAGACACGCCATTGACTGAACGAAAGGAGCTGCTATCAGATCTGATGGAAACGGCCGACAGCGATCTGCTGCAGGTAAGTGGCCATGTTGAAGCCGATGGGCTCAAAGTGTTTCACAAGGCATGCGAACTGCATGCGGAAGGGATCGTTTCGAAGAGAGCCAACGCGCACTATTTGCCGGGACAGAACGGGGAGTGGTTGAAGGTGAAGTGTCTTCTCGAACAGGAATTCGTTATTGGTGGCTACGTATTGCTGTCGAATGGAACTCCTGGCGTGGGTGCGCTGTTGCTTGGCTATTACAGTGGCGGCAAGTTGAGCTATGCGGGACGCACCGGGACTGGCTTCAACGAGAAGATGCGCAAGCTTCTACGCGAGAAGCTCGAAGCGCTGAAGCGAAGTTCCACTTCATTTGCAAGTGTGGACGCTGAAGCCCGGCGCGGAGCAATCTGGGTGAAGCCTGAATTAGTCGCACAGGTTCGCTTTACCGCATGGACAGCCGACAATCTCGTGCGACAAGCGGTGTTTCTTGGGCTACGCGAGGACAAGGCGGCGAAGGATGTCATGCGTGAGGAAGAACCTGCACCTCCACAAACTCCGGCAGCGGCAGCCGGACCCGGCTTGAAGCACGCGCCGGTCCGCCTGACGCATCCGGCCAAAGTGCTCGACACTTCATCCGGAATGACGAAGCAAGTGTTGGCAGATTATTACTGGACGATAGCAGAGAGGATGCTGCCTTATATTGCTGGCCGTCCGTTAAGTTTGTTGCGTTGCCCCGACGGATCGGCACGCCCATGCTTCTTTCAGAAGCATGTCATCGGCTCGCTTCCACGTGGGGTGAATACTGTGGAGATCTCGCACAAGACAGGCGCTCCTGAAGCCTACATGACCGTGGCTTCGGCAGAGGGGCTGGCGGGATTGGCTCAGTTGGGAGTGGTGGAAGTGCATCCATGGAATTCACAAAATGACGACCTGGAGCGGCCCAATCGGATGATCTTCGACCTCGATCCAGACGAGACATTGGCGTGGCCAATCCTTGCCAGTGCCGCAATTGATGTCCGTATGCGGCTCAAGAAGATAGGACTGGAAAGCTTCTTGAAAACATCCGGTGGTAAGGGCCTGCATATCGTCGTGCCAATTCTCCCGAAGTTCGAGTGGCCCGCAGTCAAAGACTTCACTCGCCGCTTTGCGCTGGATATGGAAAAGGCAAATCCGAAGCTTTATCTAACGAAGATGACCAAGGCAGCACGTAAAGGAAAGATATACATCGACTACCTGCGCAATGAGCGAGAGGCCACTGCTGTAGCCACATATTCGCCGCGAGCCCGCCCAGGCGTCCCGGTTTCAATGCCATTGCATTGGAAAGAGCTGGAGTTTGGAGCAATGCCAATATTTCGGGTTACAGAATTCATTCAATGGCAAAGCCGATTAGTAGATGACCCTTGGAAGCAACTAGACAAGATCAACCAACAAATTCCTAGCAGGCTGATTGTCAACTAA
- a CDS encoding multicopper oxidase family protein, translated as MISRRRFLRRAGVLTAGLSLEKAAAAAGMVQSSTALDPNKLTPYVDALPIPPIVKNSEMRPDPDDAHKMLSLYRVTIEEIQQKVHRDLPPTRMWGFDGSSPGPTFETRSGQGLIVEWVNKLPLKHFLPVDHTLHGAEPDKPEVRCVIHLHGGRTPPGSDGYPEDWVVPGKSLTYHYPNRQDAAMLFYHDHTMGINRLNVYAGLQGMFLVRDEMEDKLNLPKGKYEVPLLLCDRFLRSDGQLEYPVSGNPRSPWVPEVYSNVMLANGKLSPYLDVEPRKYRFRVMNGSNARFFRLSFGNLLEMDVIGSDQGLLASPVKANRVLLAPAERTDIVFDFRAYAGEKILLRSDSFDIMQFRVASKSVADNSTVPAPLRSIERIPQSHAIRTRRLTLDESMNKVQQSMGMLLNNTPWHMPVTEKPRLNTAEIWELVNLTEDTHPIHLHLVKFQLLGRRSFNVFHFQDKGELIYTGTAIAPTPEEAGWKDTVRCETGQVTRIIVPFEGYPGRYVWHCHILEHEDNEMMRPYEVLPGDKEGAILAVSHWPLQTELQRSLMLVDNQPARNLLVDLV; from the coding sequence TTGATTTCACGAAGACGATTTTTACGGCGTGCAGGAGTTTTAACGGCAGGATTGTCACTAGAGAAAGCTGCCGCCGCGGCTGGGATGGTGCAGTCTTCGACTGCGCTCGACCCGAATAAGCTGACGCCGTATGTAGACGCGTTGCCTATCCCCCCAATAGTGAAAAACAGCGAGATGAGGCCAGACCCTGACGACGCGCATAAGATGCTGTCGCTTTACCGCGTAACTATCGAGGAGATTCAGCAGAAGGTGCATCGCGATCTGCCTCCAACACGCATGTGGGGATTTGATGGCAGTTCACCTGGACCGACATTCGAGACACGAAGCGGACAAGGACTGATCGTGGAATGGGTCAACAAGCTGCCACTGAAGCATTTCTTACCCGTCGACCACACCTTGCATGGAGCCGAACCGGACAAACCTGAAGTGCGATGCGTCATCCATCTGCACGGCGGACGCACGCCGCCGGGCAGTGACGGTTATCCCGAAGATTGGGTAGTTCCAGGAAAGTCGCTGACTTACCACTATCCTAACCGTCAGGATGCCGCGATGCTTTTTTACCACGACCACACGATGGGAATTAATCGACTGAATGTCTACGCTGGATTGCAGGGGATGTTCCTTGTGCGCGATGAGATGGAAGACAAGCTGAACCTGCCGAAGGGCAAGTATGAGGTACCACTCTTGCTCTGCGACCGGTTTCTCCGCTCGGACGGACAGCTCGAGTATCCGGTGTCAGGCAATCCTCGATCACCCTGGGTGCCGGAAGTCTACAGCAATGTCATGCTGGCCAATGGAAAACTCTCACCCTATCTGGATGTGGAACCTCGCAAGTATCGATTCCGCGTAATGAATGGATCGAACGCACGCTTCTTCCGTCTCTCGTTTGGGAACCTGCTCGAGATGGACGTGATAGGCAGCGATCAAGGACTGCTTGCTTCTCCGGTGAAGGCCAACCGCGTTCTGCTTGCTCCTGCGGAGCGCACAGACATCGTGTTCGACTTCAGAGCATATGCGGGCGAGAAGATTCTGCTTCGAAGTGATAGCTTCGACATTATGCAGTTTCGTGTCGCATCCAAGAGTGTGGCTGACAACAGCACCGTACCTGCTCCGTTGCGATCAATCGAACGGATTCCGCAGAGCCACGCCATACGCACTCGCCGACTGACACTTGATGAAAGCATGAATAAGGTACAGCAATCCATGGGGATGCTGCTCAACAACACTCCATGGCATATGCCGGTGACAGAAAAACCGCGTCTTAACACAGCCGAGATATGGGAGCTGGTAAATCTTACCGAAGATACGCATCCAATCCACTTGCATCTGGTGAAGTTCCAGTTGCTCGGCCGGCGTAGCTTCAACGTATTTCATTTTCAAGATAAGGGAGAACTCATCTATACCGGGACTGCGATAGCTCCCACCCCAGAAGAAGCGGGATGGAAAGATACCGTGCGCTGCGAGACTGGTCAGGTGACACGTATCATTGTTCCATTCGAGGGTTATCCCGGCAGATACGTGTGGCATTGCCACATTCTGGAACATGAAGACAATGAGATGATGCGCCCGTACGAAGTGTTACCTGGTGATAAAGAAGGCGCAATATTGGCCGTTTCTCATTGGCCACTACAGACTGAGCTGCAGCGTTCGTTGATGTTAGTTGACAATCAGCCTGCTAGGAATTTGTTGGTTGATCTTGTCTAG